The genomic segment TGTAATATTAAAGGTCATAAAccattcacagcccagtgtttTCCACTAGCGTCGGCTGAATTACACCAGATTGTTCAGGTTTTTGGTTGAGTTTGCTCAACTGCTACTAGCAAAGGAACGTCGGAGAATATCATCTCTCAGACATGTGAATCCCACCGTTGTTGAACGTGGTGTTCCTGAATGTGTGTATTCCTACATCTACAGGAACCCCTCTTTTATACTTCTATTGGTACATTTTTAAGTTGGCGGGGGCGCtctagtacagtaggtggcgttaATGCACAATAACGGTGGATGACAGCCGCcaataaaccccacagaagaggGTGTGAACGGTAACTAGCTAGCCGTACACCGGTAGACAGCCCCTGCCTGTCGGACACTGTTTTCCCCAGTTCTGTTAACGACGGCAGGTGTTTGGCAGGCAGGAGCGAAGGACACTGTACTAGCTCAGCCAGCTAGTCCGGTACACGGGAGCGACCAGTAGACGTGTCCTAGCGCAGGAGGGGGCGACACTGTTCTAGCTGGAGAACTAGCTTGCTAGCACACTGTCGCTAACTAGCTTGCTAGCACACTGTCGCTAACTAGCTTGCTAGCACACTGTCGCTAACTAGCTTGCTAGCACACTGTCGCCCCCAGCCTCCTGCCTGCTGTTCCAGCGTTAGGCGGGGGCGACCGGTAGACCGTCCTTCGCCCAGCGGTCAGGCACTGTTTTATCCAGTACACAGCAGGCTTGAAGGAACCAGTGGGTTGCTCGAGGGGGATCATTCCTGACCCGAATTGCGGGCTGCGGGTGTACACTTGCACCCATGTGACTAAAATATTTGCGTGTAGATTTGTACTTTATTGAGCATTGAACATACTCCTACTGTTTTGTGTGCTGCTTATTGTGCTCCTTGTAAAAAATgtcagcgtagagccctgaaTTCGCATGTCCCATGTTTTAACTTAAGTTGTAACGATGAGTCAAAATCCACTTAGACTTTTGTTTTCTGGCACATTCATTAATTTTCTTTTGACTTTCATATAGTAGTCAACTTCGATTTATTTTTCCAAGCTGTGGGCGGGCTATTTTTTTCTGATTTAATAAAATGCGCAATTTGAACAAACGTTGTGGCAGTTCATATCTTGCAGTAAAACTGAATTACTTTAATCTCTAAAGAAGACGGGTTTAATTAATGTTCTTTCACTTAGAACATAGTCCTGAtcttagtgtacaaaacattaagaacaccttactaATGTTGTCCctctttttgccctcagaacagcatcaatttgtccggcatgaactctacaaggtgttgaaagcgttccacagggatgctgacccgtgttgactccaatgcttcccacagttgtcaagttggctggatgtcctttggttgttacacacggggaaactgttgtgtggaaaaacccagcaacgttgcagttcttgacacaaactggtgcacctgacCCTACCATATtctgttcaaaagcacttaaatcttttgtcttgcctattcaccctctgaatggcacagagTCTCAATTttatcaaggcttaaaaattccttatttaaccggtctcctcccgttgatctacactgatttgaagtggatttgacatttgttcataatgttttatacactcagtgtaggcCTAGAACTAGACGATATCCAAAACGACTAACAATACACTGAATTCTTCAAACATTTTCAGTCATTTAAATTGTAAAGTCATAATACCAAAAAACTCATTTTTACAATTTGGGAGGTAAATTTAATAAGTATTCAAATTGAATTATTCAcctgtgctgaatacaacaggtgtagcccttacagtgaaatgcttacttacgtgcccctaaccaacaatgcagtttcaaaaaatacaggTAAGAATAAgcgataaaagtaacaagtattaaagagcagcagtaaaataacagcgAGACAATACGGGGGGTACTGATACAGaatcaatgtgctggggcacctgtttggggtagtatgtacatgtaggtagagctattaaggtgactatgcatagataacagagagtagcagtggtgtaaagagagggtgagggggcactgcaaatagtctgggtagccatttgactagatgttcaggagtcttatggcttgggggtagaagcctcttggacctagacttggcgctccggtactgcttgccatgcggtagcagagagaacagtctatggctagggtggctggagtctgacaatttttagggccttcctctgacaccgcctggtatagaggtcctggcaggaagcttggccccagtgatgtactgggccattcgtgctactctctgtagtgccttgtggtcggaggccgagcacttgccataccaggcagtgacgcaaccagtcaggatgctgttgatggtgcagctgtagaaccttttgaggatctgaggacccatgccaaatattttctatctcctgagggggaataggttttgtcgtgccctcttcatgactgtcttggtgtgcttggaccatgttagtttgttggtgatgtggacaccaaggaacttcatGCTCTCAGCCTGCTCCACTGCAGGGGGTGAGctaggtcctctttttcctgtagtcaacaatcatctcctttgtcttgatcacgttgagggagaagttgttgtcctggcaccacacggccaggtctctgacttcctccctataggctgtatcatcattgtcggtgatcaggcctaccactgttgtcatctgcaaatgtaatgatggtgttggagttgtgcctggccgtgcagtcatgggtgaacggggagtataggaggggactgagcacgcactcctgaggggcccctgtgttgagaatcagcgtggcggatgtgttgttacctaccttaccacctggggcggcccgtcaggaagtccaggatccagttgcagagggaggtgtttagtcccagggtccttagcttatttatgagctttgagggcactatggcattgaatgctgagctgtagtcaatgaatagcattctcacataggtgttcctttttgtccAGGTGCGAAAGCGAAGTGTGGAGTGAAATGGAGAgtgcattatctgtggatctgttggtgtggtatgcaaattggagtgggtctagggtttctgggatgatggtgtgatgtgagccatgaccagcctttcaaggcacttcatagctacgggttggtagtcgtttaggcaggttacctttagtgttcttgggcacagggactatggtggtctgcttaaaacatgttggaatTACAGACtcggagaggttgaaaatgtcagcggagacacttgccagttggtcagtgcatgctcgcagtacacgtcctgataatcGGTCTGGCCCTGCGTCCTTGTgactgttgacctgttttaaagggCTTACtaacatcggctgcggagagcgtgatcagtcTTCcgtaacagctggtgctctcatgcatgttttagtgttatttgccttgacgCGAGCAtaaagtagtttagcttgtctggtaggctcgtgtcactgggcagctctcggctgtgcttccccttgtagtctaatggtttgcaagccctgccacatccgatgagcgtcagccGGTGTAGTACTATTCAGTCTTAGTCCTGTGACGCTTTGCccgtttgatggttcatcagagggcatagcgggatttcttataagcttccgggttagagtcccgttccttgaaagcggcagctctagcctttagctcagtgcggatgctgcctgtaatccatagcttctggttggggtatgtacgtacggtcataATTTTGCTGTGTATTTCAGGTGGAATCAAGACATTAGACTGTACCAGAGGCCACCGAAATATAGGTTGTGGCCGGGGAGGCCTGGCTGGCTACTTTCCTATTTGGCTGGTTATCCAGGTACTTGTGGGAAAACACTGATCACAGCCCTCCTTTAGGATTGTACATTCAGCAAGTCAGGAGTtccctttgaatccattttcccattcactgaGTTGGTGGTGCTCATGAAATGTATCATACCTTCAGAATTAGCAGAGCCCACTCTGGAAgtttgatacaaatgtaaaaaggaTTTTAAACATCTttcctcccaatgaagtttctatgtgagaaatGACAGAATCTGAAATACAAAAAATATTTCAATTTTCAATTAAATCTATTATTTAGTGGATGTATTGCTAAtccctttccctctttctctctccctcagccctgtGATGATCAAGGACTGTGGCGTGGAGTGGGTGATTCTGGGCCACTCGGAGAGGCGCCACGTGTTCGGGGAGAGCGACGAGCTGATTGGTCAGAAGGTGGCCCACGCCCTGGAGAGTGGCCTGGGGGTGATCGCCTGCATCGGAGAgaagctggaggagagagaggctggaaCCACAGAGGAGGTGGTGTACGCCCAGACCCAGGCCATCGCAGGTAACCGCTGGGTTTAACCCCCATGTTCGCTGTGTGTCACAGGAATGTATTAGTCAGCTTTTAGATGAGCATTCTCATCATGCAAGCGTTGAACCCTTGcgacaccagggttgtgggttcgattcccacaggggaccagtaggGAAATGTATGCAcccactactgtaagttgctttggatgagagtgtctgctaaatgaccagtGTAAATGTTTAGATCCATTATTTTCTCTACTGAATAACTCTTTGGGAAATTTGACAAAATGTCCATGAAGTCTTAATTTTATATATTCTACCCGCTCTGTTGCACTccttctaaaaatatatattagccATTATTTTGGTTTAAGTTGAAAATGTTACTTttcttgtattttttttgttgacaaaaaCAATAGACAACTTAAGATTTACATACATTTCAACAAACAATAACATCACACTTTCTCtgaaccttgcctgagacctaaAACTAACTGTGGGGTCCTTTCCATTAGTCTACCTGCCACATGTTGTATTAGACATCTTAAGGCAGTTAGTGGTAGGCCAAACATAACTTCGCATGATCTACATACAGTGCTGTTCATTATATTGATAgaaagttgttgttgttgtagacaACGTGAAGGACTGGAGCAAAGTGGTGCTGGCTTACGAGCCGGTGTGGGCCATCGGTACTGGCAAGACAGCCTCACCCGAACAGGTACGACTCATCGCCATTTCATAACAATATTTACTTAGTTACCTACAACATGCATGTTTTACTATATTTTTGTAAGTTACACGCAGATCTGTGGGAAAAGGATATTGGTTTTCTTAATCACATGCATTTAAGTTAGCAAGAGTTGTCTGTACATGACTGCAGTGAGCAGGCTTCTGTTACGTGAAAGGCACCAGTTGGCTTCTCGGAATGGCCCACTTCCATCAATCTTTATAGACCACCTCATGTTTAGGCCTGCAGTACACTCACTAGAAACAAGCACTGTGCATGCTGGGCTAACAGTCCACTGCATTCACACATACGGTTATCATTGTTGTTAGGGAgatgatacaatgactgaggttaaagtgcagactgtcagctttcgtttgagggtattttcatccatatcatgTGACCCGTTTAGAAATTATGGCACTTTTTGAGCTCCCCAGTTTTAGGGGAGCAAAACTactgggacaaattcacttgtgtattatgagtaaaaaaaatttttttttatttagtcccatattcctagcacacaatgatttgcatcaagcttgtgactctaaaCTTGTTGGATgtacacaagtatgtggacaccagtggaggctgttgagaggacggctcataataatgtctggaacggagtcaAGGGCGTGGTATCAGATACAtaaaacacgtggtttccatgtggttgataccactcCATTCTAGCCATATataatgagctgtcctcccctcagcagcctccactggtggacacgccttcaaatcagtggatttggctatttccaGCCAgatgttgctgacaggtgtataaaatcgagcacacagccagccatgcaatctcaccatgcgtaatgccaagcatcggctggagcggtgtaaagctcgccgccatttgaCTATGGAGCAGTGGGGGGGAATTCTATGTGAGAAAGTTaaacgcacaaatatcatatccccaaaatatgctaacctctcaccattctaataacaggggaggttaacatttgtgcgtctaactttctcactcatcattcaAGATTTATTCAGGACTATACGTAGTCATGGTAGAATCCACATTAATGTACAAGTGTTTAgtaacattctattcttatttacaatgaaagtgactccaaaatgacacactacattatttaccattcatatCTATTGggaacaaaataatctgaaacagcaaatgcatccaacaaatttgttgagtcacaagcttgatgtagtcaatgCATTCTATGAATATGGAACTAAATACTTAACttctgactactttaatacacttaagtgaatttgtcccaatacttttggtcccctaaaatggggcaccatgtacaaaaagtgctgtaatttcttaACGGTTTACCTGATATGGTTGAAAtcaccctcaaattaaagctgacagtctgcactaaCTTCATAGCCATTGTTTGATTTCAAGTCCAAAGTCCTggcgtacagagccaaaacaacatgtCTGTGACAATAGTTTTGTAGCTCACTGTATGTTTTAAGTAAATCTTCAATGTTAGTTCCAATGTCTTAGTTTTTTTGTATTGTTAGAAACAGCTTAGTGGTTTATGCTAAATGTGGTTATATTAAGCACTAGTTTGTTTCTGCTGCAGGAGTGTATTTTCTGTTATTTATttgaaggcccagtgcagtcaaatgtgattatttttttaaatttgtttatttaaaaaaaaaaaaaaatcctgtgtttttatatatttccagatggaggttggaataatactgtgaaaatgataatgcccttttagtgtaagaatggtttgaaatttcagcctgttaagatgggatggagttttggcctgcctggtgatgtcaccaggtggtaaattaggtGATTTCCAAACCtccctgccaataacagctagtttttgtctcccagacagtcctagcaaaattattgcttgagaaattgctcttgctaagaagctattttttttaattcaaatcAAACACATTTGACTAACTGGGGACATTTCTTTGGTCAAGTGtgatttctagggggtttagggttaaggttagaattgggGTGAGAATATGGGTTAGTggaactgaattgtgtgtccccacaaagtTGGCTGTACAAGACACTGTGTGAACTTGTCTCGCCCCAGGCCCAGGAGGTGCATGAGAAGCTGAGGGAGTGGATGAAGGCCAACGTCTCTGAGGCCGTGGCCGACTCTGTCCGCATTATCTATGGAGGTCAGTAGGGACCACACTGAACTCAGGCTGCTCATAGCAATGAGACAATCCCCAGAGCCACTGTTTCTAATGGAAATTGTAACATTATGTATTGGGCTGAatggagttgggggggggggggggtcaaagacACATGTTACTGACAACAAATGGAGCTTACAGCATGAATAACATTACTTTGGTGTCTGTTTGAAGAATATGAATGTGTTCCTAAACCTTTAAAATTCTTGTATGTATTACATACGCACTTGAGTGTTTTTACCAAAGTCCCTCCCTTCTCCAGGCTCCGTGACGGGGGCCAACTGCAAAGAGCTGGGCTCCCAAAACGACGTGGATGGCTTCCTGGTGGGCGGAGCCTCCCTCAAGCCCGAGTTTGTTGACATCATCAATGCACGTGCCTAGAGTGCACAAGCAACCTAACCTGCTGCTAGTAGTGTCCTGTGACTGCATCTCTTCCCTGAGTTTCTGTGT from the Salmo trutta chromosome 36, fSalTru1.1, whole genome shotgun sequence genome contains:
- the tpi1a gene encoding triosephosphate isomerase A: MSSRTFFVGGNWKMNGDKKSLGDLITTLNTASLNDETEVVCGAPTVYLDFARSNLDARIGVAAQNCYKVAKGAFTGEISPVMIKDCGVEWVILGHSERRHVFGESDELIGQKVAHALESGLGVIACIGEKLEEREAGTTEEVVYAQTQAIADNVKDWSKVVLAYEPVWAIGTGKTASPEQAQEVHEKLREWMKANVSEAVADSVRIIYGGSVTGANCKELGSQNDVDGFLVGGASLKPEFVDIINARA